From Seriola aureovittata isolate HTS-2021-v1 ecotype China chromosome 20, ASM2101889v1, whole genome shotgun sequence, a single genomic window includes:
- the tmem108 gene encoding transmembrane protein 108 yields MKTSLQVLRCQLLSVLAFLALLVGLVSSAQELYLGQTSQDSVSMAAAHSNPLSPPEPPHLNWHQEGSSSGEWSSKGGAQPTNIILPTVAFHTSAWLHTTQTSSLAHEDPPIHDTNSVALNTVSTESWVNQPQEPSSDIVNQGHMHKLVRVPQVHNPVTVSTNQASSSSPKFLSTVVPNIDVESTGRGAPNPLALMSSSGSDRGDTLAAHHVEPQKLSVEEPTNPSHHVPDLHPSSLSLSSIDDDPALGLKLREHAQGVAEVAAHHAITLREVHEANETPTDGLVVDPEARSVSPVESPPENLTSTASTPALSTAPSLKTQIPTVGPDNHTAPSETTTEEGHGQVVRGNGTDNPPLGRSLGNVTTSGGLLSNSSSVEEPPARGNSSEAPSTASRNFLNRQVPPTTQEPWTPSNSSGPTVDSPPSRMTICLSKMDIVWIVLAISVPVSSCSVLLTVCCMRRKKKSSSQENNLSYWNNAITMDYFSRHAVELPREIHTLESEEHDTCLPPNGDYSGSSVVLVNPFCQETLFINRDKASAI; encoded by the exons gtgttCTAGCATTCCTAGCACTGCTAGTAGGACTGGTGTCATCAGCACAGGAGCTGTACCTCGGCCAGACGTCCCAGGACTCTGTCTCCATGGCAGCCGCCCACAGCAACCCCCTGTCACCCCCCGAACCCCCGCACCTGAACTGGCATCAGGAAGGCTCCAGTAGTGGGGAGTGGTCATCCAAAGGTGGCGCTCAACCCACAAACATCATCCTCCCTACTGTCGCCTTCCACACGTCAGCCTGGCTTCACACCACCCAAACCTCCAGCCTGGCCCATGAAGATCCTCCTATTCATGACACAAATAGTGTCGCCCTGAACACTGTGAGCACTGAAAGCTGGGTTAATCAGCCCCAGGAGCCGAGCTCTGATATTGTAAACCAAGGCCACATGCACAAATTGGTCAGGGTACCTCAAGTCCATAACCCAGTTACAGTCAGCACTAAccaggccagcagcagcagccctaAATTTCTCAGCACAGTGGTCCCAAATATAGATGTAGAATCTACTGGCAGAGGTGCTCCAAACCCCCTGGCTCTTATGTCCAGCTCTGGATCAGACAGAGGAGATACGCTCGCCGCACACCATGTAGAGCCTCAGAAGTTGAGCGTGGAGGAACCCACTAACCCCAGCCACCATGTTCCAGATCTGCACCCCTCCTCACTGTCCCTTTCATCAATAGATGATGACCCTGCGCTTGGCCTGAAACTCAGAGAGCATGCTCAGGGTGTCGCAGAGGTGGCTGCACACCACGCCATCACCCTGAGGGAGGTGCATGAGGCAAACGAGACCCCCACTGATGGACTGGTGGTAGACCCAGAGGCAAGGTCTGTCTCCCCAGTCGAGAGCCCACCAGAGAATCTAACTTCCACTGCGTCCACTCCAGCCCTGTCCACTGCGCCGAGCCTCAAAACACAGATTCCCACAGTCGGCCCAGACAACCACACTGCTCCCAGTGAGACCACCACTGAGGAGGGGCATGGTCAGGTTGTTCGAGGTAACGGCACAGACAATCCCCCTCTGGGACGCTCGTTGGGGAATGTAACTACATCTGGAGGGCTGCTGTCTAACAGCAGTTCAGTCGAGGAGCCCCCTGCTCGGGGGAACAGTTCGGAGGCCCCTTCCACAGCCAGCAGGAACTTCCTGAACAGGCAGGTGCCTCCCACCACCCAGGAGCCCTGGACACCCAGCAACAGCTCAGGCCCCACCGTTGACTCCCCGCCGTCCCGCATGACCATCTGCTTGAGCAAGATGGACATTGTGTGGATTGTGCTGGCCATCAGCGTGCCTGTGTCCTCGTGTT CTGTGCTGTTGACCGTGTGCTgtatgaggaggaagaagaagtcGTCAAGTCAGGAGAACAACCTCAGCTATTGGAACAACGCCATCACCATGGACTACTTCAGCAGGCACGCTGTGGAGCTGCCCAGAGAGATACACACTCTGGAGAGCGAG